From the genome of Candidatus Electrothrix communis, one region includes:
- a CDS encoding PIN domain-containing protein — protein sequence MKIYLDNCCIQRPLDDRTQLRIAVEGEIILNILSLIEAGQIRLLSSEISLYEAEKISNTFRREFTLKVLSERSGFTQLNDAIEERSGLFTDFGIKPIDALHLAAAEMLKADFFCTCDDRFLKKAKRVDDLRVRAVSILELLQEMEK from the coding sequence ATGAAAATATATCTTGATAACTGCTGCATTCAGCGACCACTTGATGACAGGACTCAGCTAAGGATTGCGGTGGAGGGTGAAATCATCCTGAACATTCTCTCGCTGATTGAAGCGGGACAAATCAGGCTGCTTTCATCTGAAATCTCGCTTTATGAGGCGGAGAAAATCAGCAATACCTTTCGCAGAGAATTCACGCTGAAGGTACTGAGCGAACGAAGCGGATTCACCCAGCTCAATGATGCGATTGAAGAACGTTCAGGGCTGTTCACCGATTTTGGCATCAAACCGATTGATGCCCTGCATCTTGCAGCAGCGGAAATGCTGAAAGCTGACTTCTTCTGCACCTGCGATGACAGGTTTTTGAAAAAGGCGAAGAGAGTAGACGACCTCAGAGTCAGGGCTGTTTCAATCCTTGAACTGTTACAGGAGATGGAAAAATGA
- a CDS encoding type II toxin-antitoxin system VapC family toxin, with protein sequence MKYLLDTNVCIRYLNGRSENIRKNIATKRPQDIFLCSIVKAELFYGSMKSDFPDKNLARQKNFVDHFISLSFDDKAAEIYGQVRSQLEKAGTPIGPNDLLIAAIALSNDLTLATANIREFTRVENLVCEDWEAVIPSAG encoded by the coding sequence ATGAAGTATCTTCTTGATACCAATGTCTGCATCAGGTATCTGAACGGAAGATCGGAAAATATCCGAAAAAATATAGCGACCAAAAGACCGCAGGATATTTTTCTCTGCTCAATTGTCAAAGCCGAGTTATTTTACGGGTCCATGAAAAGCGATTTCCCGGATAAGAATCTGGCCCGACAGAAAAACTTTGTCGATCACTTCATTTCGCTTTCTTTTGACGACAAAGCGGCTGAAATTTATGGTCAAGTTCGTTCTCAGTTGGAAAAAGCAGGTACCCCGATAGGCCCCAATGATCTGCTGATTGCCGCAATTGCCTTATCCAACGACCTGACCCTTGCAACTGCCAACATACGGGAATTTACACGGGTTGAAAACTTGGTTTGCGAAGACTGGGAAGCTGTCATTCCTTCAGCTGGTTGA
- a CDS encoding Fic family protein, translated as MAKTDLTRQQKEVLGILADNPQGADVRQIIQSLQAPPHKRTVQRWLTALVVEGHISIVGKGRATLYRLSADQHDKLITPTDDTAREDYERYIPISREGREIMAYVRQSRTGRTPVGYERGFLSDYIPGKTNYLDDSLRAHLYHIGETEEQKHPAGTYGRAILSRLLIDLSWASSRLEGNTYSRLDTERLIELGQCAEGKGAQEAQMILNHKAAIELLIDGAEDIGFDTYTFLSLHGLLSENLMPDPESSGRLRWRPVHIGGSVYVPLAMPQLIEEYFREIIDKAATIKDPFEQAFFIMVQLPYLQPFEDVNKRVSRLGANISLIKNNLCPLTFLDVPERAYIDAQLGIYEMNRYELLRDLFIWAYERSANEYNAVRKSLADPDPLRLRYRKEMHELIGDIVRNCRLDAEAVISSYADRRLAQADRLAFVEMVKKEISRLHMGIIARYRIRPAEFAAWQKRKERLF; from the coding sequence ATGGCAAAAACTGACTTGACCCGGCAACAGAAAGAAGTTCTGGGGATTTTAGCCGACAATCCACAGGGTGCAGATGTCAGGCAAATTATACAGAGCTTGCAAGCCCCTCCTCACAAACGAACAGTTCAACGCTGGCTAACGGCGCTGGTTGTTGAAGGACACATATCCATTGTCGGTAAGGGTCGAGCAACGCTCTACAGACTGTCTGCAGACCAGCATGACAAGCTGATAACTCCCACAGATGATACGGCCAGGGAAGATTATGAGCGTTATATTCCCATCTCCAGAGAAGGCCGGGAAATTATGGCCTATGTTCGACAAAGCCGCACAGGCCGAACTCCGGTAGGCTATGAACGGGGCTTTTTGAGTGATTATATTCCTGGCAAAACAAATTATCTGGACGATTCGCTCCGTGCCCATCTCTATCACATTGGTGAAACAGAAGAACAAAAACATCCTGCGGGCACCTATGGCCGCGCGATTTTAAGCCGATTGCTGATTGACCTATCCTGGGCCTCCAGCCGCCTGGAGGGGAACACCTACTCCCGGCTCGACACAGAACGCCTCATTGAACTGGGCCAATGCGCTGAAGGCAAGGGTGCTCAGGAAGCACAAATGATCCTCAACCACAAAGCGGCAATCGAACTTCTTATTGATGGCGCTGAGGACATTGGCTTTGACACGTATACCTTTCTCAGTCTCCACGGACTGTTGTCAGAAAACCTGATGCCTGACCCGGAAAGCAGTGGACGATTACGCTGGCGCCCCGTACATATCGGCGGTTCAGTGTATGTGCCGCTTGCAATGCCACAACTCATAGAAGAATATTTTCGGGAAATCATCGATAAGGCAGCGACAATCAAAGATCCTTTTGAGCAGGCATTTTTTATTATGGTGCAACTGCCCTATCTACAGCCTTTTGAGGATGTCAATAAAAGAGTATCCCGGCTCGGTGCAAATATCTCCCTCATCAAAAACAACCTTTGTCCACTGACGTTCCTGGATGTGCCTGAACGCGCCTATATTGACGCCCAATTGGGAATCTATGAAATGAATCGGTATGAACTGCTGCGTGACCTCTTTATATGGGCCTACGAACGTTCAGCAAATGAATACAATGCGGTCAGGAAAAGTTTGGCAGATCCGGACCCACTCAGGCTGCGTTATAGAAAAGAGATGCACGAACTCATAGGTGATATAGTCCGGAATTGCCGCTTGGATGCTGAAGCGGTCATCAGCAGTTATGCTGACAGGCGACTTGCTCAGGCAGACCGGCTGGCCTTTGTGGAAATGGTAAAAAAAGAAATCAGCCGTCTGCATATGGGAATCATTGCCCGTTACCGCATCCGGCCTGCGGAGTTTGCTGCCTGGCAGAAGAGGAAAGAAAGATTGTTCTGA
- a CDS encoding HypC/HybG/HupF family hydrogenase formation chaperone, with amino-acid sequence MCLAIPGKLTEIYQKNALQMAKIDFGGVAKEICLEFVPEAELGDYALVHAGFAISLMNETEAQENIQLIQEASRFDDEVS; translated from the coding sequence ATGTGCCTTGCTATCCCAGGAAAACTGACAGAGATCTATCAAAAAAATGCGCTCCAAATGGCCAAGATCGACTTTGGCGGGGTTGCCAAAGAAATCTGTTTGGAGTTTGTCCCCGAAGCAGAGCTGGGCGATTATGCCCTGGTTCATGCCGGGTTTGCCATCAGCCTGATGAACGAGACCGAGGCCCAGGAAAATATCCAACTGATCCAGGAGGCCTCCCGCTTTGACGATGAAGTATCTTGA
- a CDS encoding nucleotidyltransferase domain-containing protein → MCGAFFHILMVTYLVNQVKIPHQVREEVHRLLPDAKVILHGSRARNEARQDSDWDFLIIADHPLDREIITKLKDGLYDIALFRVRDFVQNNLSFLFCQAANSAGRMR, encoded by the coding sequence ATGTGTGGGGCATTTTTCCATATTCTTATGGTAACTTATTTGGTTAATCAGGTCAAGATCCCGCATCAGGTGCGGGAAGAAGTGCATCGTCTGCTGCCTGATGCGAAAGTAATTCTGCATGGCTCCCGTGCCCGTAATGAAGCCCGGCAGGATTCTGACTGGGATTTTCTGATCATAGCCGATCATCCATTGGACAGAGAGATCATAACAAAGCTGAAGGATGGGCTGTATGATATTGCATTGTTTCGTGTGCGGGATTTCGTTCAGAACAATCTTTCTTTCCTCTTCTGCCAGGCAGCAAACTCCGCAGGCCGGATGCGGTAA
- a CDS encoding caspase family protein, whose product MRKKHYVIIASLIGFLWCHDGLCASDRIALVIGNKDYQDAPLKNPINDANDLSEALGRLGFDVIKKINLTHQEMERSLREFGQRVEPGGVALFYFSGHGVQIDGTNYLLPVGQTIYGPEEIKYKSVQAGFVLSKMESAGSKVNIVILDACRNNPSKGFRSLNEGLAAMDTRGAFIAYSTAPGSVASDNLMGRNGLYTEKLLKTLETPGLTIEELFRRVSYQVGRESDKKQIPWTASGLYGEKPFYFIPPDSSNPQKNSNKDNSDTAEKIKIGKYIDNRDGTIKDAETGLMWKRCSEGLSGENCEKGEVRKYSWNDAVQRFKNVEYAGYTDWRLPTIDELTALLYCNKGSNDYQKVNQQIFPNTDQVPHYWSRTPASDDTRFAWGVKFICHYDGISIGKEGKITVRLVRGGHSSNPQKNSNKDNLETAGISNECSKMGTASGEMSAELFCSVSEVIGSSAEFAGMTDNPDIACGEAYRISCESSFVRKAREKCPQYAKGKNFDTYYRASKGGCCSYSN is encoded by the coding sequence ATGAGAAAAAAACATTATGTTATAATAGCCAGCCTGATAGGGTTTCTATGGTGCCATGACGGACTTTGCGCGTCAGACAGGATTGCTCTTGTTATCGGCAATAAAGATTATCAGGATGCGCCATTGAAAAATCCTATCAATGATGCGAACGACTTATCTGAAGCACTCGGTCGGCTAGGATTTGATGTCATCAAAAAGATAAATTTGACGCACCAGGAAATGGAACGTTCCCTTCGTGAGTTCGGACAAAGAGTTGAACCCGGCGGGGTCGCACTGTTTTATTTTAGCGGGCATGGGGTGCAAATAGATGGAACAAACTATCTTTTGCCGGTCGGTCAGACAATATATGGACCGGAAGAAATAAAATATAAAAGTGTTCAAGCAGGGTTTGTCCTTTCCAAGATGGAATCGGCTGGCAGCAAGGTGAATATTGTGATACTGGATGCATGTCGGAATAATCCGTCCAAAGGGTTTCGTTCTTTAAATGAGGGGCTTGCCGCAATGGATACGAGAGGTGCATTTATTGCTTATTCCACTGCTCCAGGGAGCGTGGCTAGTGACAACTTAATGGGACGTAACGGCCTGTACACAGAGAAATTACTCAAAACACTTGAGACTCCGGGGCTGACAATAGAAGAGCTGTTCAGAAGAGTCAGTTATCAAGTCGGCAGGGAAAGCGATAAAAAACAGATCCCTTGGACTGCTTCAGGCCTTTATGGCGAGAAGCCATTTTACTTCATCCCTCCTGACTCCAGCAATCCACAAAAAAATTCAAATAAAGATAATTCAGATACAGCAGAAAAAATCAAGATAGGAAAGTATATTGACAACCGCGATGGCACAATAAAGGACGCTGAAACCGGCCTTATGTGGAAACGTTGCTCGGAAGGTTTGAGCGGTGAGAACTGCGAGAAAGGTGAGGTGAGGAAATATTCATGGAATGATGCAGTGCAACGATTCAAGAATGTTGAGTATGCCGGTTATACAGATTGGCGACTGCCCACAATCGACGAACTAACAGCTTTGTTATATTGCAACAAAGGCTCCAATGATTATCAGAAAGTTAATCAACAGATTTTTCCGAACACAGATCAAGTCCCCCATTACTGGTCTCGAACGCCAGCTTCTGACGACACCCGCTTCGCGTGGGGTGTCAAATTCATTTGCCACTATGATGGTATCAGCATCGGCAAGGAAGGCAAAATAACGGTCCGTCTGGTGCGCGGCGGACACTCCAGCAATCCACAAAAAAATTCAAATAAAGACAATCTCGAAACGGCGGGGATAAGCAACGAGTGCTCAAAAATGGGAACAGCAAGTGGAGAAATGAGTGCAGAATTATTTTGCTCGGTGTCAGAGGTGATCGGCAGTTCGGCAGAATTCGCCGGAATGACTGATAATCCGGACATTGCCTGCGGTGAAGCCTATCGTATAAGTTGTGAATCAAGCTTTGTCCGCAAAGCAAGGGAAAAGTGTCCGCAGTATGCTAAAGGAAAAAATTTTGACACTTACTATCGTGCAAGCAAAGGCGGATGTTGCTCTTATTCAAATTGA
- a CDS encoding Uma2 family endonuclease: protein MQAQEQHHISPEEYLTGERDGDIRHEYFAGEVFAMAGASREHNQISTNIVRLLGNQLLEKPCSVFASDMKVKVQKRKKYSYPDIVVVCEEEEYEDEHNDVLLNPVVLIEILSGSTEAYDRGDKFSHYQDIPSFTEYILVSQYTFKMERFARQADNSWVYTIYQGEEDILSVETIDCELPLAEMYRKVRFAEQGARRNRLTVRGLAE, encoded by the coding sequence ATGCAGGCACAGGAGCAGCATCATATCAGCCCTGAAGAATATCTTACCGGGGAACGTGATGGTGATATCCGGCATGAATACTTTGCCGGAGAAGTTTTTGCCATGGCCGGAGCAAGCCGGGAGCATAACCAGATCTCGACAAATATCGTCCGCCTGCTGGGCAATCAGCTGTTGGAGAAGCCGTGCAGCGTCTTTGCCAGCGACATGAAGGTGAAGGTCCAAAAGAGGAAAAAGTATTCCTACCCGGATATCGTTGTTGTCTGTGAAGAAGAGGAGTATGAGGATGAACATAACGATGTGCTGCTGAATCCCGTCGTTCTTATAGAAATCCTTTCCGGCAGCACCGAGGCCTATGATCGGGGGGACAAGTTCTCCCATTATCAGGATATCCCTTCATTTACCGAATATATCCTGGTTTCTCAGTACACCTTTAAGATGGAACGATTTGCCCGGCAGGCCGATAATTCCTGGGTGTATACGATATATCAGGGTGAAGAAGATATACTCTCTGTCGAAACAATAGATTGCGAACTGCCGCTGGCCGAGATGTACAGAAAAGTACGGTTTGCTGAACAGGGGGCGCGAAGAAATCGGTTGACTGTGCGCGGGCTTGCTGAGTAG
- a CDS encoding DUF6516 family protein — translation MQNKSVLFAREYVDASERNYSFHRQSEEGTMLARWDNAPHHKHIATFPHHKHIDSEKIVESGAISLKEVLEFIYRTAFRNEDRFLDD, via the coding sequence ATACAGAACAAATCCGTCTTGTTTGCTAGAGAGTATGTGGATGCGTCAGAGCGCAATTACTCATTTCACCGGCAGAGTGAAGAGGGAACCATGCTCGCCCGCTGGGACAATGCACCGCATCATAAACATATCGCAACATTTCCGCACCATAAGCATATCGACAGCGAAAAGATAGTTGAAAGCGGTGCAATCTCTCTGAAAGAAGTTTTGGAGTTCATTTACAGAACAGCATTCCGAAATGAAGACCGATTTCTCGATGATTAA
- the hypD gene encoding hydrogenase formation protein HypD produces the protein MKYLDEYRDPAQVKALLQEIKGLVTQHWVIMEICGGQTHSFLRHGLDALLPPQIELVHGPGCPVCVTPLEQIDKAIAIASRPEVIFTSYGDMLRVPGSNTDLFSVRAKGGDVRVVYSPLEAVQLAEAQPDKEVVFFAIGFETTAPANAMAVLLAQKKGVKNFSLITAQVRVPPAMEAILQAEDCRVQGFLAAGHVCAVMGFHEYLPIAETYQVPIVITGFEPVDLLHGLYATIKQLETRQTKVENQYLRAVSQQGNTAAQQSIQQAFQPVDRKWRGIGTIPQSGWDLRPEFAAFDAELKFEVQGLLTQESPLCIAGEILQGLKKTVECPAFCKECTPQTPLGAPMVSSEGACAAYYRYHR, from the coding sequence ATGAAGTATCTTGACGAATACCGCGATCCGGCCCAGGTCAAGGCCCTGCTTCAAGAAATTAAGGGGCTTGTCACCCAACACTGGGTGATCATGGAGATCTGCGGCGGCCAGACCCATTCCTTTCTCCGACACGGCCTGGATGCCCTCCTACCCCCACAGATTGAGCTGGTCCACGGGCCGGGCTGCCCGGTCTGTGTGACCCCACTGGAGCAGATCGACAAGGCCATTGCCATTGCCTCCCGGCCAGAGGTTATCTTTACCTCCTACGGGGACATGTTGCGGGTGCCTGGTTCCAACACAGATCTTTTCTCGGTACGGGCCAAGGGCGGGGATGTGCGGGTGGTCTACTCGCCCCTGGAAGCGGTCCAATTGGCTGAGGCCCAGCCAGACAAGGAAGTGGTCTTCTTTGCCATCGGCTTTGAGACCACGGCTCCGGCCAATGCAATGGCAGTCCTGCTGGCCCAAAAGAAGGGGGTGAAGAACTTCTCGCTCATCACAGCCCAGGTCCGGGTGCCGCCTGCCATGGAGGCCATTCTCCAGGCAGAGGACTGCCGGGTCCAGGGGTTCTTAGCCGCAGGCCATGTCTGTGCGGTCATGGGCTTTCACGAATATCTGCCCATCGCAGAAACCTATCAGGTGCCCATCGTGATCACCGGGTTTGAGCCTGTTGATTTACTCCACGGCCTGTACGCAACCATCAAACAACTGGAAACAAGACAGACTAAGGTGGAAAATCAGTATTTACGGGCAGTCAGTCAGCAGGGGAATACGGCGGCCCAACAGAGCATCCAACAGGCCTTCCAGCCGGTGGATCGCAAATGGCGAGGCATCGGCACCATCCCCCAAAGTGGCTGGGACTTACGCCCGGAATTTGCCGCCTTTGATGCGGAACTCAAATTCGAGGTACAGGGCCTACTCACCCAGGAGTCGCCGCTCTGCATCGCCGGTGAAATCCTTCAGGGCCTAAAAAAAACCGTGGAATGTCCTGCCTTTTGCAAAGAATGCACACCGCAAACTCCGCTCGGTGCCCCTATGGTTTCCTCGGAAGGGGCCTGCGCTGCCTATTATAGGTATCATCGATAG
- a CDS encoding ChaN family lipoprotein: MPTFLLPCLLFMTFFLSSPSLLHCAEEAPASDAPEPLRQDIQVTFDLVSSEMQGKATLVLPPERELELSLSELEHVRIEISETGQGGIDEEPIPQEIAPNSDNTLTLPPAAQERTLSLSWQITAPPPGHDTGNLITPQGITLTGLWHPTTGENMIFSLNAELPPGFSGVTEADEIEIATDGEQQILKATAPQPLQTINFAAGPYTVLSRQLNNLILYSYFFAEDEELAPAYLDRAVEYVQRYETLIGPFPYKRYSIVENRLPTGYGMPSFTLLGQAVVRLPFIKDISLGHEVLHSWFGNAIDNDAGGNWCEGLTTLLADQTYAEEKGNGAASRKNQLLRYQAYVGQNNEVAVLDFQHGGDSQPMARKMRAVGYDKTSMLFHTLRREIGDEYFFAALRQFYQDRKYAHANWSDLENTFAATSGRDLSSFFSQWLSRTDILSFTVEQVGMEQKGGSSVVSFHLVQQNDKPYHFRLPVIVKTRQKTIHETIMIDSADQEVTITVPSLPIELVIDPEYDLMRTLDTKERPPVWMHFMGAKQKTVVLPDNEASQPFYLPLMTELQRWGCRLVKAEELKNSELLQGSFLFLGSSSQSRALFGTIEAEETGFSLDVRTNPLNQEQVMVLISSASVAESQNALPKLRHYGKYSRLLFHSGRIQEKQIAPADNGIRLPLLKPAVGFPVPQVQGFSAILNDISQSRVIYVGETHTDYGTHLLQLQVVQALREQLDQEKQKGENVGLVIGMEMFPRSSQHALDGYINGTIPTEQDFLRLSDYYEVWGYDYRMYRDIINYAKAHRIPIIALNLNKKIVSKVFKTGSTDELTPEQLTEAASDRALDLASYRERLAQVHAMHKEPEKSGGFGGFLQAQAIWDETMAESIAEYLQDHPEKKMVVLAGTGHVYKDSAMPPRVARRVDGRQSVLIANNGQVTGAEKGWQADYLMFTEDVELPPAGKIGVMLKEEEKTEDRPSRVEVLDISPLGKAGEAGLQKGDVILAVDNAQVATIGDLKIALLDKKPGEMVQLNIVRKDTMVDIKVELSDMEKAAMMPPGHPKK; encoded by the coding sequence ATGCCTACCTTCCTGCTCCCTTGTTTATTATTCATGACCTTTTTTCTCTCCTCACCTTCGTTGCTCCATTGTGCTGAAGAAGCTCCTGCTTCGGATGCCCCGGAGCCCCTGCGTCAGGATATCCAGGTTACCTTTGACCTTGTATCCTCTGAGATGCAGGGCAAAGCCACTCTCGTTCTACCGCCGGAGAGAGAGCTAGAACTCTCGTTGAGTGAGCTGGAACACGTACGGATAGAGATTTCAGAAACAGGGCAGGGGGGAATCGACGAAGAACCCATCCCGCAAGAAATCGCTCCGAACAGCGACAACACCCTAACCCTGCCCCCGGCAGCACAGGAGCGTACTCTTTCCTTGAGCTGGCAAATAACAGCTCCGCCACCCGGCCACGACACAGGTAATCTGATCACCCCCCAAGGCATCACCCTGACCGGTCTTTGGCATCCGACAACGGGTGAGAACATGATTTTCTCTCTGAATGCGGAGCTGCCGCCCGGCTTTTCCGGGGTAACCGAGGCTGATGAGATAGAAATTGCAACAGACGGGGAGCAACAAATCCTCAAGGCAACAGCTCCCCAGCCCCTCCAGACCATTAACTTTGCTGCCGGACCGTACACCGTTCTCTCGCGCCAGCTCAACAATTTGATCCTTTATAGCTATTTCTTTGCAGAAGATGAAGAGCTCGCCCCGGCCTATCTGGACCGGGCTGTGGAATACGTTCAGCGCTATGAAACGCTGATTGGCCCCTTTCCCTATAAACGATATTCCATTGTCGAGAATCGGCTGCCCACCGGCTATGGCATGCCGAGTTTCACCCTCTTGGGGCAGGCGGTCGTTCGACTGCCCTTTATCAAGGATATCTCCTTGGGACACGAGGTCCTTCATTCTTGGTTCGGCAATGCGATTGATAATGATGCGGGTGGGAACTGGTGCGAAGGACTGACCACCCTGCTGGCGGATCAAACCTATGCCGAAGAAAAGGGCAACGGCGCAGCCTCTCGCAAAAACCAGCTCCTCCGCTATCAGGCCTATGTCGGGCAGAATAATGAGGTTGCTGTGCTGGATTTTCAGCATGGTGGCGATTCCCAGCCCATGGCTCGGAAAATGCGGGCTGTCGGCTATGATAAGACGAGCATGCTCTTCCATACCCTGCGCCGGGAGATCGGTGATGAGTATTTCTTTGCCGCGCTTCGGCAATTCTATCAGGACAGAAAATATGCTCATGCCAATTGGTCCGACCTGGAAAACACCTTTGCCGCAACCTCAGGCCGCGATCTCTCCTCGTTTTTCAGCCAATGGCTGTCCCGCACAGATATTCTCTCCTTTACTGTGGAGCAGGTCGGGATGGAGCAAAAAGGGGGCAGCTCTGTGGTTTCCTTTCATCTCGTCCAGCAGAATGATAAACCATACCATTTCCGTTTGCCGGTCATCGTCAAGACGCGCCAGAAAACGATCCACGAGACCATCATGATCGACTCAGCAGATCAGGAGGTGACGATCACGGTGCCCAGCCTGCCCATAGAGTTGGTCATTGACCCGGAATATGACCTGATGCGTACATTGGACACCAAAGAGCGTCCCCCTGTCTGGATGCACTTTATGGGGGCAAAGCAGAAGACAGTGGTCTTGCCGGATAACGAGGCCAGCCAGCCCTTTTACCTCCCCCTGATGACGGAGCTTCAACGCTGGGGCTGTCGCTTGGTTAAGGCCGAGGAGTTGAAAAACAGCGAGCTGTTGCAGGGAAGTTTTCTCTTCCTGGGTAGCTCTTCCCAGAGCCGGGCACTCTTCGGGACAATTGAGGCTGAGGAAACCGGTTTCAGCCTTGATGTACGTACAAACCCCCTCAACCAAGAACAGGTCATGGTGCTGATTTCATCGGCCTCTGTGGCGGAAAGCCAAAACGCCTTACCCAAACTCAGGCATTACGGCAAGTATTCCCGCCTCCTTTTTCATAGCGGCAGGATACAGGAAAAGCAGATCGCTCCGGCTGATAACGGCATCCGTCTGCCCCTGCTCAAGCCTGCTGTCGGTTTTCCTGTCCCGCAGGTTCAAGGATTTTCGGCCATTCTCAACGATATCTCCCAAAGCAGAGTCATCTACGTGGGGGAAACGCATACAGATTACGGGACTCATCTTCTTCAATTGCAGGTTGTCCAGGCCCTGCGGGAACAGCTGGACCAGGAGAAGCAGAAGGGGGAAAATGTGGGTCTGGTCATCGGGATGGAGATGTTCCCCCGTTCCTCCCAGCATGCTCTGGACGGCTACATCAACGGAACCATCCCCACGGAGCAAGATTTTCTTCGCCTCTCTGATTATTATGAGGTCTGGGGCTATGATTACCGCATGTACCGGGATATTATCAATTATGCCAAGGCGCATCGCATTCCTATCATCGCGTTGAATCTCAATAAAAAAATTGTCAGCAAGGTCTTCAAAACAGGATCAACCGATGAGCTGACACCGGAACAACTCACCGAGGCGGCATCGGACCGTGCCCTGGATCTTGCCAGCTATCGGGAGCGTCTTGCCCAGGTCCATGCCATGCATAAGGAACCGGAAAAAAGCGGCGGGTTCGGAGGATTCCTCCAGGCCCAGGCCATATGGGATGAAACTATGGCTGAATCCATTGCCGAGTATCTTCAGGACCATCCTGAAAAAAAGATGGTGGTTCTGGCCGGGACAGGCCATGTGTATAAGGACAGTGCCATGCCGCCCAGGGTGGCTCGCCGGGTGGATGGCCGTCAGTCCGTGCTCATTGCCAATAACGGCCAGGTCACCGGTGCGGAAAAGGGTTGGCAGGCCGATTACCTGATGTTCACCGAGGATGTTGAGTTGCCGCCTGCCGGGAAGATTGGAGTGATGCTCAAAGAGGAGGAGAAGACCGAAGATCGGCCCTCAAGGGTGGAGGTCCTTGATATAAGTCCCTTGGGTAAGGCCGGTGAGGCTGGCTTGCAAAAAGGAGATGTTATCTTAGCGGTGGACAATGCTCAGGTCGCCACCATCGGTGATCTGAAAATAGCTCTTCTTGATAAAAAGCCTGGGGAGATGGTTCAGCTCAATATCGTCAGAAAGGATACGATGGTGGACATCAAGGTGGAGCTGTCTGATATGGAGAAGGCTGCCATGATGCCGCCTGGGCATCCTAAGAAGTAG
- the hypE gene encoding hydrogenase expression/formation protein HypE, producing MDEPTFAGPTCPTPHRPKETVLLGHGSGGTLSRELVEQVFLPELGEAAPRALDDAAIIATLDQGQRQGQRLALSTDSHVVEPLFFPGGDIGHLAVCGTVNDLAMVGAKPLALTCGFILEEGLPFDTLRRVLASMRAAAQEAGIHFAAGDTKVVQRGSADKLFINTSGVGLVDQGVQISGANARPGDVIILSGTIGDHGIAVLAAREGLGFDTDLVSDAAPLNHLVQSMLAAGEVHTLRDPTRGGLATSLVEISEQSKISLLIEEDKLPVKPAVRAACEMLGFDPLFIANEGKLVAFVPPEDAEAVLATMRQTRYGEDAAIIGRVINADKAEVRLRTAIGGTRLLDMLPGELLPRIC from the coding sequence ATGGATGAACCAACGTTTGCAGGCCCGACCTGCCCGACTCCACATCGTCCCAAGGAAACCGTCCTGCTCGGGCACGGCTCCGGCGGCACCCTGAGCCGGGAACTGGTTGAACAGGTCTTTCTCCCGGAGCTGGGTGAGGCTGCCCCGCGCGCCCTGGACGATGCCGCGATCATTGCAACCCTGGATCAAGGGCAACGCCAAGGCCAGCGTTTGGCCCTGAGCACCGATTCCCATGTGGTAGAGCCCCTCTTTTTTCCTGGCGGAGATATCGGTCATTTGGCGGTCTGCGGGACCGTGAACGACTTGGCTATGGTCGGAGCAAAGCCCTTGGCCCTGACCTGCGGCTTTATCCTGGAGGAAGGCCTGCCCTTTGACACACTTCGGCGGGTGCTGGCCTCAATGCGGGCAGCAGCTCAAGAGGCAGGCATCCATTTTGCTGCGGGTGACACCAAGGTGGTGCAACGCGGCAGTGCGGACAAGCTCTTCATCAACACCTCCGGGGTCGGCCTGGTAGACCAAGGCGTGCAGATCTCCGGGGCCAATGCTCGACCAGGGGATGTGATCATCCTGTCCGGCACCATCGGTGATCATGGTATCGCTGTGCTGGCTGCCCGCGAGGGCCTGGGCTTTGATACTGATCTGGTCAGCGATGCGGCTCCGCTCAATCATCTTGTCCAATCCATGCTGGCTGCTGGTGAGGTCCATACCCTGCGCGATCCCACCCGTGGCGGGTTAGCGACCTCATTAGTCGAAATATCTGAGCAATCCAAGATCAGCCTGCTGATCGAAGAAGACAAATTGCCCGTGAAACCTGCTGTCCGCGCTGCCTGCGAAATGCTGGGCTTTGATCCACTTTTTATCGCTAATGAGGGCAAGCTGGTCGCCTTTGTTCCGCCGGAAGATGCCGAGGCCGTGCTGGCAACCATGCGTCAGACACGGTACGGGGAAGATGCCGCGATCATTGGTAGGGTCATCAACGCAGATAAGGCGGAAGTTCGGTTACGGACGGCCATCGGTGGCACCCGGCTTCTGGATATGCTACCCGGCGAGTTGTTGCCGAGGATTTGCTGA